Sequence from the Calypte anna isolate BGI_N300 chromosome 25, bCalAnn1_v1.p, whole genome shotgun sequence genome:
CAGGTACCTGGGCATCGGTGCGTGCCGGCGTTGAGGTCCATGTACTCCCGTCTCCCCGCGCTCCGCACACGGGTGCCAGCGGCACTGACGGGaccctctgtcccctctgcaggaCGGGCTCCCGGCGACCTGATAATCCGTAGCCTGACGGAGGTGCACACCGGTGTCTACCAGTGCCGCGTCACCAACCGCGTGGGCTACTCTGCCTGCCAGATCAACCTCACCATTGGGCCAAGTGAGTGCCACCGCAGGGGGGGACAGCACGGGAAGGGTGCTGCCGAGGGGGATTGGGAGAGGGGGTCCTGGCTCTGCGTGCCAGTGTGCCCCCCAGGGACATGGTGACCAGTGGGCAGCCGGTGGGGAGGCCGGCGGTGACAGGGTGTGCTACCGtggcagaaggaagaagggTGGGCGTCATCGTGGGCTCCATCCTGGGCTCCCTCCTGCTTCTCAGCCTTCTCGGGCTCCTCATCTATGCGCTGATCTGCCGCTACCGACAGAAGGAGTGCCAGCGTGCCTGCAGTGACTGCCGGTGAGGGACAGGGGGCATGGGATGGCCACAGAGCCAGCGGGCACCAGCAGGTGCCACCGGGGACCGAGGGGCACCCAAGGGTAGGCGTGGGTACCACCAGGCACTGGTGAGCACTGAAGGTCACCTCTGGGTACCATCAGGCAGTGGTGGGGACTGGTGGGCACCAGTGGGAACAGCCAGGTGGTGATGGCCCCCATGAGGCCTGGCAGGTGCCATCGGGCACTGTGGGGGGGCTGAGGACATCGaggggtgctgctgggagccacTGGACACTGTTTGGTGGTGATGGAAACCAGCCAGGTGCAGTGGTGAGTGTCCATGGGTGCCACCAGGCACCGCTGAGCACTGATGGGTGTCACCGGGGCTCCCCCCATGCCCACAGGAGCAGCACCGGCGGTACCATGACCCGTGCCTGCAACGTCTGTGCCCACCACACCTACTCGCCCCACGGCATCAGCTACATGCAGTGCCAGCACGGCGACAGCGACGAGCGGGCAGCTGCCCTCATCTGCAACGAGGGAATTCGGCACCAGGTCGCCTGCCCAGCGCTGTAACCCCCCCACGGTCCCGCAACCCGCCCCGATTCGGCTCCACGGAGGGAGTGACCACGAGCCCAGAGCCGGCGGCACGGCCGGGACCCAGCACCAAGCGGGTGCTGCCAGGGCTCGCCAAGAAAACCCAGCTCAGGAattcagctccctcctccccacaaACAGCCCCAGCCTCCAGCAAACCTCGTGCGGGTTCATCAGtctgttttgttggtttttcgTTTGTTGTTTtcggttttgttttgcttgttgttttttttttttggtttggtttggttttagccccttttttttgtatttcctccccccccccccccccccccccatccgCCCCAGCCACAGCCCGGCTCTGGGGGCGGCTCCTGGCCCCGCTCCCGGAGGTCTCCCTTGCGAGTTCAGCGATATTTATTTCTCTCCGTCCTCTCGGCATGGAGCAAGGACGTGGTGGCCCCGAATCGCCCAAACCGGCTGCCTAGCAGCCCCCCGCCTCCGGCCCCGCATTGGCTTCAGCAATTGGGTGTGATTCGAGACGAGGCGCCAATGGCACCAGGATTTGCAGTTCGgaacaagaaagaaaggaaacaggaaaaaaaaaaaaagaaaaaaaaagaaaaaaaaaaaaaaaagaaaagaaataaagtcaaGTGAATTCAGTGCTATCCTCTTATATCTCACCGGCACCGTCTGGGAAAGTCCCGAGCAGTCGGTGGCACCGATTCACCGGGACAGGCACCAGCAGCGCCCATCCCGACGCCGCTGACTCAACCCAGGGGTGTCCGGTGGGGTTGGGGCCAGGGCAGGGACACCGCCGACACACCGGGAGAACCCTGAGGTGGTGCCTGGGGGGCGTGGAGAGGTGGAGGGGGCACCGCCACAGCCCCCCACCCGCGGGTGGGGCGGAGGGGGACCAGATCGGGGATACCCTAACCCAGGGTTATAACCCTAACTCTAACCAGCCATAACCACAGCCCCCCGTCTGCCTGACTCCCCACGCTATTCCAGTCCCTAACGCTGGCCCCGGACCCTCCCCGGGTGAACCCCCCGGGACCCCCGGGACCCCCGGGATCCCCCCGATCCCCCCTCTCGCTGCCCCTCCCGGCAGTGCCCGTTGCGGCCGCCAGGGGGCGGTGACGGCGCGAGGTGACGCGTGGCTGTTGCCAGGAGACGGCGCGCGCGGCGCATGGCGGCCCGACACGGCGCGGGGCAGgttgggagggagggagggagagcgggaggtccggtccggtccggtccggtccggtccggtgTGAATGCTCACAGGCCTTTCTCTCCCGTAGTACGAGGACGCCTTCAGTCCCCGGCGCCTGCAGATCTGGGGCGTCACCAAGCCTGGTCCTCAGGTACCTCCGGACCGGACCCTCCTGGGCATCCCCAGGCCCGGCCCGGATCTCCGGGACCCCACTAGTCCTGGCTTGAACACACCCCCCATCCCTCAGACCCCTTTGAGACACCTCAGCCCCTGGCTGGACCACCAGGATACCCTGGGACCACCCCAGCATACCCTGGGAcacaccccccaccccttttCCGGACCCCTGGGAACCCCCAGAACCTCTGGGAACCCCCAGaacctcctccatccccacacGGGACCTCCAGAACCCCCCCACGATCCCCCGTAGCCCCGGCTTGCACGCCCACGACCCTTTGTGACCTCCCCCAGTCCCATTCCAGAACCCCCCCCGGAGTCCCTCAACCCCATCCTGAGCTCCCTGAAGACCGTGCCAGGCACCCGGGACCCCATTCAGCTCCATCCCTgacaccccccctccccgtACCTGCCTGAACCCCCCCCAGACACCCATTCCCCACTCCCCCAGCGCCCCTCGTTGCGGCGGGGCTGCACCAGGATCCTCACCAATGACCGAGGGCACCTCCTGCCCACCGTGCCCCGCTCCCAGGTGGGTCCAGGGGTGCCTTTTGGGGTGAGGGGGGCAGCAGAGGGGGTACCCCAGGGATATGAATAACACCCTCACCCTCTCTGCCTCCAGACTTCCCCGTGGGGCACATTTGTGGGGACCTGGGACATGCCACCACGGATCCCCCCACCCAAGCTGGACCTGACCGCCCGCTCGGCTCCTGCTGCCACCCGGCTCCTGGAGCAGATCCACCGACCCAGCACCCTGACCCACGCCTGCAACGGCCTCCAGACCGAGATCACCGGCAAGGTGGGTGCCCCTCGATGAGGTTAGCAGCCAGCAGGGTCCAGtgtgacccccccccccccacgaTGGTGCCTTCCACCAGCAGATGACACAAATCACGGTGGTGATTGTGCCGGGGGGGTTGTCCCAGGACTGGGGACAAGCAGGTTTTGGGGAGGAGGCACCATTGCCTCCCCTGGCTGTCGGGATGGGGCTCCCTACGTGTCACCCCAAAGCCAGGATGGGCTCTGTGCCGGCAGGAGGAGCtcggcagctgctgctctctctcctcctgaAGGAAAGCATCCAGGAATGGGGGATGCTGTGTCAATCTGGAAGGGTTCTCAGAGCCCCCTGGCAACTCAGtgccacttccctgggcactgTGGTGAGGTTCCTGGGTTCCTGTGGCAGAGGGGGCTGGCCCAGACCTCCCCCCTCCCACTCAACCCCAGCATCTTTGTCTGGTCCATTTgccccctcttctcccatccTAGCACACATCTCTCTCATCCAGCTCCAGGAGCCTTCCCAAAGGAGCAGCCAAGCATCTGCCACCAAGGGCACTCAACCCACTGGGACACCAGGGAAGGACCCACCCAACCCCGgagccccccagcccagctgtgggggggagcagcagcaggcagaggtgtCCCCAGAACCCCCAGCTGCATCCCAGCCTGGGGGATAAACCCCCCAGCCCATGATGACAGAGCCCAGTGGGGACACTGGGTCACCAGAGGCATGAGGAcagggggatttgggggggggggggggctctggttttgctctccctccttcccagcatCTTCTCCCACAACCCACCCCCAGAAAACACCTTCTGACACCCACTACAAAGGCACCTGAGCAAGGCCAACAGCAGGACAGCACTTTTGTTTTCATGGCAACTGAGAAAACAATAGGTTTGgtgtttggtgtttggtttttttttttttatataaataaacacataCCCCATTTGGTTTCAGGCTCTGGGAGTCTGTGTGGTGCTTCAGTGCCCTTGCCCCAGCTcccaaaagggaaagaaagtcTGTGGAGTGGAGCTGAGAGACACAGCAAAGTCTAACTTGGTTAGCAGCTGGCATGCAGCACAGAATAGCTCATTAACAAGCAGAAGTGGGCTCCAAAGAAAAGccatttcagcagctgcaggaagtAATTGGTTTAATGCTAAAAAGACATTCATTTTCACACGGGAGAAGCTCCctcctgctgaggctgcactGAGCTGGGTTTGGCAGcatcctctccctctgccctgctggcAGCAAACAGCTTTGCCCTCCTTGGTGCCCTCCTTGGTCCTCTGTTTCTTTGCCGAGGCTCTGCATACCCTCAGGGCTGCGATGCCTCCTGCTAATTAAAGGAGTGGCAGATTCATTAGGGACAAAGCTCAGATGGGCAGTGGAAGGAaaatcagcagcactgaagggGGGAGAGAtcttggagcagctctgctcctgccagtCGAGGTCCCCATCAAAACTCTGGTGGGTAGATGTTCCCCACAAATCAACCCCCTGAGATCCAGGAGCAGAACTCCCTGGGATCTGGGAGCAGAACCCCCAAAGATCTGGAAGCAGAACTCCCAAGGATCCAAGAGCAAAACCCCCCCATACTCAGCTGTCAGGCAGAGATGACAAACTCGGTGGCTCAGTAAGAAGGATCAAGGTTGCTTTATTGCAAAGGTGGATGAGTGATAAGTGCTGAAAGGAGAGCTGGAGGCTGGGAGTGACAAACCCACATCCCTCCCCGTCCTACAGACAGGGACTTCCTATTGGGAAAGTCAGACTTTTTCCCTGGCAGGGGCTCCAGGGCCAAAGCTGGCTGAATCACAACACATTTTCAAAGATGAGGAGAAGTGAAGCCCTGAGCACCCCCATCCCATTCCCAAGCTacagggctgggggagcacAGGGCATGGATTCACCTCACGGCTGCCGGCGTTGGCAGCTCCGCCCgctctgcctgccctggcaCCGAGTGCCTCAATGGAGGTGCTTGTCCTGCACTGGGCCTACAcacacagcaccagcaccccCGAGCCCACTCGGACCTTGGGGACACAAATTCAGCATTGTCTCAAGCTTGgggaccagaaaaaaaaagaaaagccctgGAGTTTTTGCCTGGAAGaagctcagcagctccctgtgagCTCTAGAACGGGCACGGGCTCAGCTGTGGGTTTgttcctgtggctgctgggcaggaggcagcccaagctctgtccccccccccagctgaggaaaatgcaaagcaaCTCTGATCATACACAAGATTCCTGAAGAGGGGAAGTGCCACCTTCCCCAAAGATTATAGTTACTGGgcagcctctcctcctgcctccctctccACACACATCTTGAGGTGGGTCAGGATGGAGCAAACCTTCCCAAAGCAGGGAGCTCATCACCAGGAGACTCCTTCACATGGCTGCGAGGCCAGCGGAGGAGAAGAGGGTCAGAACCAGGACCAGCACCCCGGATTGGTTGACCTGGGGGATCTTGAACCCTTTGCCCAGATCCCA
This genomic interval carries:
- the CFAP126 gene encoding protein Flattop; the protein is MAARHGAGQYEDAFSPRRLQIWGVTKPGPQRPSLRRGCTRILTNDRGHLLPTVPRSQTSPWGTFVGTWDMPPRIPPPKLDLTARSAPAATRLLEQIHRPSTLTHACNGLQTEITGKLQEPSQRSSQASATKGTQPTGTPGKDPPNPGAPQPSCGGEQQQAEVSPEPPAASQPGG